A region from the Manihot esculenta cultivar AM560-2 chromosome 13, M.esculenta_v8, whole genome shotgun sequence genome encodes:
- the LOC110630568 gene encoding cytochrome P450 71A1, translated as MEMVAALKQRWQEFAFNPVLVFSLLLLSFVHLFRLSRTRKLKLPPSPPKLPIIGNLHQLGAFPYRSLKKLSDKYGPLMLMHFGGVPTLVVSTAEMAYEITKNHDVTFASRPKTSAGDVLFFGRQDIAFCPYGEYWRQVKKVCVLELLSQKRVQCFEFVRREETAKLVEKLHDACNEGSPVNLSEMLVTISNNIISRSALGTVYDNESGLQSSSGDLVRLTIDLMGSFSFKDSFPYLGWLDVLTGFSRKVKKTCKELHGFLDQVIEEHQESKSQSNVEDTNDIVDILLHLEKNGMLSANFTRESMKAILVDMFIAGTDTTATTMDWTMAELMKNPNIMKKAQEEVRRVVGNRLKVDESDLDQMTYLKCIVKETLRHHSGMLPRQTTTRSELAGYDIPPNTTVLINMWGIQRDPRLWENPDDFIPERFIDNPVDFNGKDKKYIPFGFGRRLCPGISFAVKEVEYVLANLLFLFDWKLPDGQGPEDLDMREVFYLVNRKKIPLMIMPTEH; from the exons ATGGAAATGGTAGCTGCGTTGAAACAACGGTGGCAAGAGTTTGCCTTCAATCCTGTGCTtgttttctctcttcttctcttatcctttgTTCATCTTTTTAGGCTAAGTCGAACTCGCAAACTCAAATTACCTCCATCACCACCAAAGCTACCAATTATTGGAAACCTTCACCAACTTGGTGCTTTCCCCTATCGCTCCCTCAAAAAACTCTCCGACAAATATGGCCCCCTTATGCTTATGCATTTTGGCGGAGTCCCAACTCTTGTAGTTTCAACTGCTGAGATGGCTTACGAAATCACTAAAAATCACGATGTTACTTTCGCAAGTAGGCCAAAAACCAGCGCCGGAGATGTTCTGTTTTTCGGGCGCCAAGACATTGCATTTTGCCCATATGGTGAATATTGGAGACAAGTAAAGAAGGTTTGCGTTCTTGAACTCTTGAGCCAGAAAAGAGTTCAATGCTTTGAGTTCGTGAGAAGAGAAGAAACTGCTAAGCTAGTGGAGAAGTTGCATGATGCTTGCAACGAAGGATCTCCGGTTAATCTGAGTGAGATGCTTGTTACAATCTCCAACAATATCATATCAAGATCAGCTCTCGGTACAGTATATGATAATGAAAGTGGCCTTCAGAGCAGTTCAGGAGATTTAGTTAGATTAACAATAGATCTTATGGGGAGTTTCAGCTTTAAAGATTCTTTTCCTTACTTGGGGTGGCTTGATGTTTTAACTGGCTTCAGTAGAAAGGTGAAAAAGACTTGCAAAGAATTGCATGGTTTCCTTGATCAAGTGATTGAAGAACATCAAGAATCAAAAAGCCAAAGCAATGTTGAAGATACAAATGACATTGTGGATATTCTTCTCCATCTTGAGAAGAATGGCATGCTTAGTGCTAACTTCACTCGTGAAAGCATGAAAGCTATCCTAGTG GACATGTTTATTGCTGGAACTGATACTACTGCAACAACTATGGATTGGACAATGGCAGAACTGATGAAAAACCCAAACATAATGAAGAAAGCCCAAGAAGAAGTAAGAAGAGTGGTCGGAAACAGATTGAAAGTAGATGAATCTGATCTTGATCAAATGACCTACCTAAAATGCATTGTAAAAGAGACGCTGAGGCACCACTCAGGAATGCTTCCTCGACAAACAACTACGAGGTCGGAGCTGGCAGGCTATGACATTCCACCTAATACAACAGTTTTAATCAACATGTGGGGAATTCAAAGAGATCCAAGATTATGGGAAAATCCTGATGATTTTATTCCTGAGAGGTTTATTGACAATCCAGTAGATTTCAATGGCAAAGACAAAAAGTATATTCCATTTGGTTTTGGGAGAAGGCTTTGCCCTGGAATATCATTTGCAGTTAAAGAAGTTGAATATGTATTAGCTAATCTCCTCTTCTTGTTTGATTGGAAGTTGCCTGATGGTCAAGGACCTGAGGACTTGGACATGAGGGAAGTATTCTACCTTGTGAATCGTAAGAAAATTCCTCTCATGATTATGCCGACCGAGCATTAA
- the LOC110629168 gene encoding uncharacterized protein LOC110629168: MAVQDKEFLQWPRPMRAEADQRNPDKYCQYHRTHGHDTNNCYQLISEIEMLIKRGHLGNFVKKPEGQRPQPNPAAQAPRRTGAGPVNDGSSGTIDMIIGGTGGRMSRRGKKRGREGESSSAEVMQVVEHSPVTITFSLEDTQGVQMPHDDALVIEAVIHNYKVKKILVDDGSKVNLLPYRVFQHMESLRSNWYETKPQSKGSGSPSTYGGESKAGPHSGRSANDSYSLCGVLSSQAPPELQRNTGMTYAVRL; the protein is encoded by the coding sequence atggcagttcaggataaggagtttctaCAATGGCCCAGGCCTATGAGGGCAGAAGCAGACCAgcgaaatcctgacaagtattgtcagtatcatCGCACCCACGGCCATGATACCAACAATTGCTACCAGCTGATTAGTGAGATCGAAATGTTGATCAAGAGGGGACACCTCGGGAACTTTGTGAAGAAGCCGGAGGGGCAAAGGCCTCAGCCGAACCCAGCAGCACAAGCACCCAGGAGGACGGGAGCAGGGCCAGTGAATGATGGCTCCAGTGGAACCATCGACATGATCATTGGAGGGACCGGAGGTCGGATGAGTCGAAGGGGAAAGAAGAGAGGCCGAGAGGGGGAAAGCAGCAGCGCCGAAGTCATGCAGGTAGTTGAGCACTCTCCAGTAACTATCACTTTCTCTCTGGAGGATAcccagggtgttcagatgcctcatgaCGACGCCCTTGTTATTGAAGCCGTCATCCACAACTACAAGGTTAAGAAGATTTTGGTGGATGACGGGAGTAAGGTGAACTTGCTGCCATACCGGGTCTTCCAGCATATGGAATCCCTGAGGAGCAATTGGTACGAGACCAAGCCCCAGTCAAAGGGATCAGGGAGTCCCAGTACCTATGGAGGGGAAAGTAAAGCTGGCCCTCACTCTGGGAGAAGCGCCAATGACTCGTActcattatgcggtgttcttaGTAGTCAAGCTCCCCCTGAGCTACAACGCAATACTGGGATGACCTACGCTGTTCGACTTTGA
- the LOC110629169 gene encoding uncharacterized protein LOC110629169 → MRAEADQRNPDKYCQYHRTHGHDTNNCYQLISEIEMLIKRGHLRNFVKKPEGQSPQPNPTAQTPRRTGAGPVNDGSSGTINMIVGGTGGRMSRRGKKRGREGESSSAEVMQVVEHSPVTITFSPEDAQGVQMPHDDAFVIEAVIHNYRVKKILVDDGSKVFLTMLTGPARAWFNSLEAGSIRSFGDLANSFISRFIVGVPADRKTSYLETVKQRRDESLREYVARFNMEALQIPDLD, encoded by the exons ATGAGGGCAGAAGCAGACCAacgaaatcctgacaagtattgtcagtatcatCGCACCCACGGCCATGATACCAACAACTGCTACCAGCTGATTAGTGAGATCGAAATGCTGATCAAGAGGGGACACCTCAGGAACTTTGTGAAGAAGCCGGAGGGGCAGAGTCCTCAGCCGAACCCAACAGCACAAACACCCAGGAGGACGGGAGCAGGGCCGGTGAATGATGgctccagtggaaccatcaacatgatcgttGGAGGGACCGGAGGTCGGATGAGTCGAAGGGGAAAGAAGAGAGGCCGAGAGGGGGAAAGCAGCAGCGCCGAAGTCATGCAGGTAGTTGAGCACTCTCCAGTAACTATCACtttctctccggaggatgcccagggtgttcagatgcctcatgaTGACGCCTTTGTTATTGAAGCCGTCATCCACAACTACCGGGTTAAGAAGATTTTGGTGGATGACGGGAGTAAG gtattcctgACGATGCTTACGGGGCCGGCACGGGCGTGGTTTAACAGCTTGGAGGCTGGGAGTATTAGGAGCTTCGGGGATCTGGCCAACtccttcatcagccggttcatagtcGGAGTACCAGCGGATAGAAAGACCAGCTATTTGGAGACGGTCAAGCAGAGAAGGGACGAGTCACTGAGGGAGTATGTTGCCCGTTTTAATATGGAGGCTCTACAAATCCCCGACTTGGATTAG